In Daphnia magna isolate NIES linkage group LG7, ASM2063170v1.1, whole genome shotgun sequence, a single genomic region encodes these proteins:
- the LOC116927388 gene encoding profilin produces MSWQDYVDKQLLASGFVNHAAIIGTDGSLWAKSAAFNVTPSELTTFANNYSSPEFFQANGLTLAGIRFIFLSGTDRVLRAKKNKSGLHCMKTEKAIVVSIYEEPTTPQQAANVVEKLGEYLMGHGY; encoded by the exons ATGAGCTGGCAAGATTACGTCGACAAACAGCTTTTGGCTTCAGGTTTCGTCAACCACGCCGCGATCATCGGCACAGACGGTTCTTTGTGGGCCAAATCTGCAGCATTCAAT GTGACACCTTCTGAGCTGACCACATTTGCAAACAACTATTCGTCACCAGAATTTTTCCAAGCTAATGGTCTAACATTGGCAGGTATTCGGTTTATCTTCCTCTCAGGAACTGACAGAGTCTTGCGAGCCAAGAAGAACAAGAGTGGCCTCCACTGCATGAAAACCGAGAAGG CTATCGTGGTGTCTATCTATGAGGAGCCAACAACCCCCCAGCAAGCTGCCAATGTAGTTGAAAAGCTGGGAGAATACCTCATGGGCCATGGCTACTAG
- the LOC116927385 gene encoding U2 snRNP-associated SURP motif-containing protein isoform X1, whose product MAKRGLSRKELEEIKKREEIEAAAEVFEEFVATFQEDASKVSKVWVKAGTYDAGQRKEDAKDKGKLYKPTSKLASLAESFSTRPKPNDTKDIKESKDKSLLKKEKKKSNLEMFKEELRVIQEEREERHRVKAHLKPSRFEPVSAHSPSTSKSSLAHGLILPEEKTGSFDVGDPNTTNIYLGNINPKMTEQQLMDIFGKYGPLASVKIMWPRTEEEKARNRNCGFVAFMCRKDAERAMKKLNGKDILSFEMKLGWGKALPIPSRPIYIPPALLEKTLPPPPTGLPFNAIPAPQDIDQIPPPGTPYPTHGEALENFNKIISRAVVKVVIPTDRNLLCLIHRMIESVVREGPMLEAMMMNKEIDNPQFRFLFENRSPAHIYYRWKLFSILQGEAGNKWSMEDFRMFKGGSIWKPPSINPFSEGMPDELFSSDEEDDESRRRSLSKSQKKRLELMLRKLTPEKTKVAEAMIFCIEHAEAYEEIIDFITESLNSVKTSIPKKLGRFFLVSDVLYNSSAKAVNASNFRSGFQSHMVEIVKYMHQAYEATESRLKAEAFRQRVMLCFRAWEEWNLYPADFLIHLQNVFLGLVSADQDVSQRSSGHAEDVDGIPLEDAEAIDGAPLSDSEDLDGVPLDGAALLRSAVKLQTSSPARTFTVTKSSKYDADFDGVPMSEELDGVPMRSSSSPVVRRDRRRETKSSKWETPAPVVATSKWDNLDPETEPNESSKKKSKAKHDEDIFADVASTKQKGAISDEDLDGAPLDSSPEATRHSSGSRNEDQRGKLRELELKVIRYQDELEAGIHNQITGMSISEQVQQYREHLLRKSKRDRSQETGDSREHEYRERRTSHGAEKSDRSGRQGIERERYKEKDRRRSISRSRSRSRSPRKSSRSKRTRSSRSPSPSHSLRRTPRRSRSKSDDSSKRSRRSRSRSSSPRRTPKSQKKSKNFK is encoded by the exons ATGGCCAAAAGGGGATTATCCCGCAAAGAACTAGAAGAAATCAAGAAGCGCGAAGAAATTGAGGCTGCTGCTGAG GTATTTGAGGAATTTGTAGCCACATTCCAAGAAGATGCCAGCAAAGTCAGTAAAGTTTGGGTTAAAGCAGGTACCTATGATGCAGGTCAAAGAA AAGAAGACGCAAAAGACAAAGGCAAACTGTATAAACCAACATCAAAGTTAGCAAGCTTAGCAGAATCATTTTCTACAAGGCCCAAGCCAAATGACACTAAAGACATAAAAGAATCGAAGGATAAAAGTTTactgaaaaaggaaaaaaaaaaaagcaatctTGAGATGTTTAAGGAAGAGTTAAGGGT GATCCAAGAAGAGAGGGAAGAAAGACATAGAGTAAAAGCACACTTAAAGCCAAGTCGATTTGAGCCTGTCAGTGCACATTCTCCAAGCACCAGCAAAAGCTCTCTTGCCCATGGACTGATTTTGCCAG AAGAAAAGACAGGATCATTTGATGTTGGAGATCCCAATACAACCAATATTTACCTAGGAAATATAAACCCAAAA ATGACGGAACAGCAACTGATGGACATTTTCGGAAAATACGGACCTTTGGCAAGCGTTAAAATTATGTGGCCTCGAACTGAGGAAGAAAAAGCAAGGAATCGCAATTGCGGTTTCGTAGCTTTCATGTGCCGCAAAGACGCAGAGAGAGCGATGAAGAAGTTGAACG GAAAAGATATTTTGtcttttgaaatgaaattagGATGGGGGAAAGCCTTGCCAATCCCGTCTCGCCCCATTTACATCCCACCAGCGTTACTTGAGAAAACACTCCCTCCTCCTCCCACCGGCTTGCCGTTTAACGCAATACCTGCTCCACAAGATATCGATCAG ATCCCGCCACCTGGAACTCCCTATCCGACACATGGCGAGGCGTTGGAGAACTTCAACAAG ATTATATCCAGGGCTGTTGTCAAAGTGGTTATCCCTACAGACAG AAATTTGTTGTGTTTAATTCATCGGATGATCGAGTCTGTTGTTCGAGAGGGTCCCATGCTTGAAGCCATGATGATGAACAAAGAAATCGACAACCCGCAGTTTAg ATTTCTATTCGAAAATCGGAGTCCAGCTCACATTTACTATCGTTGGaaattgttttccattttaCAAGGCGAAGCTGGCAATAAATGGTCTATGGAAGACTTCCGCATGTTCAAAG GTGGGTCCATCTGGAAACCCCCTTCCATAAATCCATTTTCCGAAGGCATGCCTGACGAGCTTTTTTCTTCCGACGAGGAGGATGACGAGAGTCGTCGGCGCTCACTTAGCAAATC TCAAAAGAAGCGTTTAGAATTGATGTTACGAAAGTTGACCCCCGAGAAGACAAAAGTAGCAGAAGCCATGATTTTTTGTATTGAGCATGCTGAAGCTTACGAAGAAATCATCGATTTCATCACTGAGTCTCTGAATAGTGTCAAAACTTCCATTCCcaaaaag CTGGGAAGATTTTTTTTGGTCTCGGATGTTCTCTACAATTCGTCTGCTAAGGCGGTCAATGCTTCCAATTTCCGTTCGGGATTCCAGTCACACATGGTGGAAATAGTCAAGTATATGCATCAGGCGTATGAGGCAACTGAGAGCCGATTAAAAGCCGAAGCTTTTCGGCAGCGTGTTATGCTCTGTTTTCGTGCGTGGGAAGAATGGAACTTGTATCCTGCTGATTTCCTTATTCATTTGCAAAACGTATTCCTTGGCCTTGTCTCA gCTGATCAAGATGTATCCCAACGGTCTTCAGGCCACGCTGAAGATGTCGATGGTATTCCTCTTGAAGACGCAGAAGCGATCGATGGAGCTCCACTTAGTGATTCAGAAGACTTGGACG GCGTACCCTTGGACGGGGCGGCTCTCTTAAGAAGTGCAGTCAAACTTCAAACTAGTTCTCCGGCTCGCACATTTACGGTTACCAAATCAAGCAAATATGATGCTGATTTTGATGGAGTGCCAA TGTCAGAAGAACTGGATGGGGTCCCAATGAGGAGCTCTTCTTCGCCAGTGGTCAGACGAGACCGGAGACGAGAGACTAAGTCATCGAAGTGGGAAACACCGGCACCAGTGGTTGCCACTAGCAAGTGGGACAATCTAGATCCCGAGACAGAGCCAAATGAATcttctaaaaagaaaagcaaagcGAAGCATGACGAGGACATCTTTGCGGACGTCGCCAGCACCAAACAAAAAGGAGCTATTTCAGATGAAGATCTAGACGGCGCGCCGCTGGATTCCTCACCTGAGGCCACTCGACACAGTTCTGGTTCTAG AAACGAAGACCAACGCGGGAAACTACGAGAGCTGGAGTTGAAAGTCATTCGTTACCAGGATGAACTTGAGGCCGGAATTCATAATCAGATTACGGGAATGTCCATCTCGGAACAAGTTCAACAGTACCGTGAACATCTTCTGCGAAAG TCAAAGCGCGATCGTTCTCAAGAAACAGGCGATAGTCGCGAACATGAATATAGAGAACGGCGCACGTCTCACGGTGCGGAGAAATCAGATCGTTCTGGTCGACAGGGAATTGAAAGAGAACgttataaagaaaaagataggCGACGTTCAATATCCAGATCAAGGTCTCGTTCCAGATCGCCCAGAAA GTCATCGCGATCAAAACGAACACGATCGTCGAGGTCGCCAAGTCCAAGCCACTCTTTACGGAGAACCCCCCGGAG GTCGAGATCAAAAAGCGATGACTCGTCGAAACGATCTCGCCGTTCTCGAAGCCGTTCATCCTCTCCAAGAAGGACGCCTAAAAGCCAGAAGAAATCgaagaatttcaaatga
- the LOC116935033 gene encoding dynein light chain Tctex-type protein 2B: MPETEEKIPTFYPTKPPLDKKFRPNAVKSIIQAILNEELSGKQYDAEQTPVWSSSHVLELNYSRYKIIAQVLIGEQRGEGVRMATRCLWDAEADNYATQTFMSWLMVFIIIKGDKTNVGGISKG, encoded by the exons ATGCCtgaaacggaagaaaaaattCCCACATTCTACCCTACGAAGCCTCCACTTGATAAAAA GTTTAGACCAAATGCTGTGAAATCTATCATTCAAGCTATACTTAATGAAGAACTTAGTGGAAAGCAATATGATGCTGAACAGACTCCAGTATGGAGCAG TTCTCATGTTTTAGAACTAAACTACTCCAGATACAAAATCATTGCACAAGTTTTAATTGGAGAGCAGCGAGGAGAAGGAGTACGAATGGCAACCAGATGTTTGTGGGATGCTGAGGCAGACAACTATGCCACCCAAACATTCATGAGT TGGCTTAtggtgtttattattattaaaggAGATAAAACAAATGTGGGTGGCATCTCTAAAGGTTGA
- the LOC116927385 gene encoding U2 snRNP-associated SURP motif-containing protein isoform X2 encodes MAKRGLSRKELEEIKKREEIEAAAEVFEEFVATFQEDASKVSKVWVKAGTYDAGQRKEDAKDKGKLYKPTSKLASLAESFSTRPKPNDTKDIKESKDKSLLKKEKKKSNLEMFKEELRVIQEEREERHRVKAHLKPSRFEPVSAHSPSTSKSSLAHGLILPEKTGSFDVGDPNTTNIYLGNINPKMTEQQLMDIFGKYGPLASVKIMWPRTEEEKARNRNCGFVAFMCRKDAERAMKKLNGKDILSFEMKLGWGKALPIPSRPIYIPPALLEKTLPPPPTGLPFNAIPAPQDIDQIPPPGTPYPTHGEALENFNKIISRAVVKVVIPTDRNLLCLIHRMIESVVREGPMLEAMMMNKEIDNPQFRFLFENRSPAHIYYRWKLFSILQGEAGNKWSMEDFRMFKGGSIWKPPSINPFSEGMPDELFSSDEEDDESRRRSLSKSQKKRLELMLRKLTPEKTKVAEAMIFCIEHAEAYEEIIDFITESLNSVKTSIPKKLGRFFLVSDVLYNSSAKAVNASNFRSGFQSHMVEIVKYMHQAYEATESRLKAEAFRQRVMLCFRAWEEWNLYPADFLIHLQNVFLGLVSADQDVSQRSSGHAEDVDGIPLEDAEAIDGAPLSDSEDLDGVPLDGAALLRSAVKLQTSSPARTFTVTKSSKYDADFDGVPMSEELDGVPMRSSSSPVVRRDRRRETKSSKWETPAPVVATSKWDNLDPETEPNESSKKKSKAKHDEDIFADVASTKQKGAISDEDLDGAPLDSSPEATRHSSGSRNEDQRGKLRELELKVIRYQDELEAGIHNQITGMSISEQVQQYREHLLRKSKRDRSQETGDSREHEYRERRTSHGAEKSDRSGRQGIERERYKEKDRRRSISRSRSRSRSPRKSSRSKRTRSSRSPSPSHSLRRTPRRSRSKSDDSSKRSRRSRSRSSSPRRTPKSQKKSKNFK; translated from the exons ATGGCCAAAAGGGGATTATCCCGCAAAGAACTAGAAGAAATCAAGAAGCGCGAAGAAATTGAGGCTGCTGCTGAG GTATTTGAGGAATTTGTAGCCACATTCCAAGAAGATGCCAGCAAAGTCAGTAAAGTTTGGGTTAAAGCAGGTACCTATGATGCAGGTCAAAGAA AAGAAGACGCAAAAGACAAAGGCAAACTGTATAAACCAACATCAAAGTTAGCAAGCTTAGCAGAATCATTTTCTACAAGGCCCAAGCCAAATGACACTAAAGACATAAAAGAATCGAAGGATAAAAGTTTactgaaaaaggaaaaaaaaaaaagcaatctTGAGATGTTTAAGGAAGAGTTAAGGGT GATCCAAGAAGAGAGGGAAGAAAGACATAGAGTAAAAGCACACTTAAAGCCAAGTCGATTTGAGCCTGTCAGTGCACATTCTCCAAGCACCAGCAAAAGCTCTCTTGCCCATGGACTGATTTTGCCAG AAAAGACAGGATCATTTGATGTTGGAGATCCCAATACAACCAATATTTACCTAGGAAATATAAACCCAAAA ATGACGGAACAGCAACTGATGGACATTTTCGGAAAATACGGACCTTTGGCAAGCGTTAAAATTATGTGGCCTCGAACTGAGGAAGAAAAAGCAAGGAATCGCAATTGCGGTTTCGTAGCTTTCATGTGCCGCAAAGACGCAGAGAGAGCGATGAAGAAGTTGAACG GAAAAGATATTTTGtcttttgaaatgaaattagGATGGGGGAAAGCCTTGCCAATCCCGTCTCGCCCCATTTACATCCCACCAGCGTTACTTGAGAAAACACTCCCTCCTCCTCCCACCGGCTTGCCGTTTAACGCAATACCTGCTCCACAAGATATCGATCAG ATCCCGCCACCTGGAACTCCCTATCCGACACATGGCGAGGCGTTGGAGAACTTCAACAAG ATTATATCCAGGGCTGTTGTCAAAGTGGTTATCCCTACAGACAG AAATTTGTTGTGTTTAATTCATCGGATGATCGAGTCTGTTGTTCGAGAGGGTCCCATGCTTGAAGCCATGATGATGAACAAAGAAATCGACAACCCGCAGTTTAg ATTTCTATTCGAAAATCGGAGTCCAGCTCACATTTACTATCGTTGGaaattgttttccattttaCAAGGCGAAGCTGGCAATAAATGGTCTATGGAAGACTTCCGCATGTTCAAAG GTGGGTCCATCTGGAAACCCCCTTCCATAAATCCATTTTCCGAAGGCATGCCTGACGAGCTTTTTTCTTCCGACGAGGAGGATGACGAGAGTCGTCGGCGCTCACTTAGCAAATC TCAAAAGAAGCGTTTAGAATTGATGTTACGAAAGTTGACCCCCGAGAAGACAAAAGTAGCAGAAGCCATGATTTTTTGTATTGAGCATGCTGAAGCTTACGAAGAAATCATCGATTTCATCACTGAGTCTCTGAATAGTGTCAAAACTTCCATTCCcaaaaag CTGGGAAGATTTTTTTTGGTCTCGGATGTTCTCTACAATTCGTCTGCTAAGGCGGTCAATGCTTCCAATTTCCGTTCGGGATTCCAGTCACACATGGTGGAAATAGTCAAGTATATGCATCAGGCGTATGAGGCAACTGAGAGCCGATTAAAAGCCGAAGCTTTTCGGCAGCGTGTTATGCTCTGTTTTCGTGCGTGGGAAGAATGGAACTTGTATCCTGCTGATTTCCTTATTCATTTGCAAAACGTATTCCTTGGCCTTGTCTCA gCTGATCAAGATGTATCCCAACGGTCTTCAGGCCACGCTGAAGATGTCGATGGTATTCCTCTTGAAGACGCAGAAGCGATCGATGGAGCTCCACTTAGTGATTCAGAAGACTTGGACG GCGTACCCTTGGACGGGGCGGCTCTCTTAAGAAGTGCAGTCAAACTTCAAACTAGTTCTCCGGCTCGCACATTTACGGTTACCAAATCAAGCAAATATGATGCTGATTTTGATGGAGTGCCAA TGTCAGAAGAACTGGATGGGGTCCCAATGAGGAGCTCTTCTTCGCCAGTGGTCAGACGAGACCGGAGACGAGAGACTAAGTCATCGAAGTGGGAAACACCGGCACCAGTGGTTGCCACTAGCAAGTGGGACAATCTAGATCCCGAGACAGAGCCAAATGAATcttctaaaaagaaaagcaaagcGAAGCATGACGAGGACATCTTTGCGGACGTCGCCAGCACCAAACAAAAAGGAGCTATTTCAGATGAAGATCTAGACGGCGCGCCGCTGGATTCCTCACCTGAGGCCACTCGACACAGTTCTGGTTCTAG AAACGAAGACCAACGCGGGAAACTACGAGAGCTGGAGTTGAAAGTCATTCGTTACCAGGATGAACTTGAGGCCGGAATTCATAATCAGATTACGGGAATGTCCATCTCGGAACAAGTTCAACAGTACCGTGAACATCTTCTGCGAAAG TCAAAGCGCGATCGTTCTCAAGAAACAGGCGATAGTCGCGAACATGAATATAGAGAACGGCGCACGTCTCACGGTGCGGAGAAATCAGATCGTTCTGGTCGACAGGGAATTGAAAGAGAACgttataaagaaaaagataggCGACGTTCAATATCCAGATCAAGGTCTCGTTCCAGATCGCCCAGAAA GTCATCGCGATCAAAACGAACACGATCGTCGAGGTCGCCAAGTCCAAGCCACTCTTTACGGAGAACCCCCCGGAG GTCGAGATCAAAAAGCGATGACTCGTCGAAACGATCTCGCCGTTCTCGAAGCCGTTCATCCTCTCCAAGAAGGACGCCTAAAAGCCAGAAGAAATCgaagaatttcaaatga